The Natronobacterium texcoconense genome includes the window CGAGTTCCTCACTCGGGACCGTCAGATCGAGCACGTCGTCCTGGATCTGGAACGCACGGCCGACGTCGAGCCCGTAGCCGTAGAGGGCGTCGACGACCTCGTCGTCCGCGCCCATCAGGATCGCGGGGAGACTGGCGGAGGCAGCGTACAGCACTGCAGTCTTCTGTTCGACCATCTTCAGGTATTCCTCGGGCGTGACGTCGTCGCGTTGCTCGAAGTCGACGTCCAACGCCTGCCCCTCACAGATCTGCGTGCAGGTGTTTGCCAGCACGTCCAGTGCCTCGACCATCCGAGCGGGCTCGGCGCCCGTCTCGAGCATGATCTCGAACGCCTTCGAGTAGAGCGTGTCGCCGGCGAGGATCGCCGTCTCGAGGTCGTACTCGCGGTGGACGGCCGGAACGCCACGCCGGAGGTCGTCGTCGTCCATGATGTCGTCGTGAATCAGGGTAAACGACTGGATGACCTCGACGCTGACTGCGGCGTCCATCATGTCGATCTCGTCGATTTCCTCGTGAACCGTCGGAAACGACCGGTAGTCGACCGACAGCGGTTCGACGTCTGCGAGCGCCTCCGCGGTCGCAAGCAGGATCGTCGGCCGGAGTCGCTTCCCACCGGCGTCGAGCAGGTACCGCGAGGCCTCGTAGAGCCGCTCCGGTCGTGCAACCGGTAGCTCTTCAGGAATCGCGTCGTTGACCAGTTCCCGTCGCTTCCCGACCGCTTCGAGCACCGCCTCTTCTCGTGTCTCGGAAGTCGTCATATCACTCGACGAGTTGAATGAGGTTACCGTTGCGCGTGACGTGGAGGTCACGTCCCATCTGATAGCCCTCGCTCTCACAGAGGTTGACGTAGCTCGAGAAGCCGCTCAGGTCCTGGTGGGCCGGGATGACGTGCTGTGGCTGGAGTGCGTCGAGCATCTCGTAGTGGCCCTCCTGGTTGAGGTGGCCCGAGACGTGGATGTCGTCGTAGACGCGAGCGCCCTGCATTCCCAGCAGTTTCTCGGCCTGATAGCGCTGGCCCTCGTTGGTCGGCTCCGGAATGACGCGAGCCGAGAAGACGACTTTGTCACCGTCCTGTAGTTCGTACGGCGTCTCGCCGCGGGCCATCCGGGTGAGCATCGCGCGCGGCTCGCCCTGATGTCCCGTCACGACGGGGAGGTATTTCTCCTTGCCCTCGTTCATGATCCGCTTGAACGTGCGGTCGACGGACTTGCGGTGGCCGAACATCCCGAGGTCGGTCGGGAAGTCGACGAAGTCGAGTCGTTCCGCGGTACCGGAGTACTTCTCCATCGAGCGGCCGAGCAGGACTGGCTGACGGCCGATGTCGTCCGCGAACTCGACGAGACTCTTGACGCGGGCGATGTGACTCGAGAACGTCGTCGCGACAATCCCGCCGTCGTAGTCCTCCATGCTGTAGAGGACGTCACGCAGGTGTTCGCGGGCGACCTTCTCGCTGGGCGTTCGGCCCTTCTTGCTCGCGTTGGTACAGTCTTCGATGTAACAGAGGACGCCCTCGCCTTCGCGCCCGATCTCGCGGAATCGATCCATGTCGATCGGGTCGCCGATGACGGGCGTGTGGTCCATGCGCTTGTCCAGCCCGTAGACGACGGCGCCTTCGGGCGTGTGCAGGACCGGGTTGATCGCGTCGATGATCGAGTGGGTGACGTTGACGAACTCGAGGTCGACCTTGCCGGAGTCGCCGATCGACATCGTCTCGCCGGCGTCCATCTTGATCAGGTCGTTCTCGACGCCGAACTTCTGTTCGCCCTCGATCTGCTGTTTGACGAGTTCGATCGTAAACGGCGTCGCGACGATCGGCGCGTCGTACCGGTGGGCCAGTTTCGAGATGGCCCCGATGTGGTCGAGGTGGCCGTGCGTCGGCACGATCGCCTGCACGTCGCCCTCGAGGTCGCTCATGATCCGATCGTCGGGGATTGCGCCCATGTCGATCAGATCGAGACTGTGCATTCGCTCGGTTTCGACGTTGTCGTGGATCAGCACCTGCGAGAGGTTCAGACCCATGTCGAAGATGACGACGTCGTCGCCGGCGCGGACGGCAGTCATCTGCCGTCCGACTTCTTCGTAGCCGCCTATGGTTGCGATTTCGATTTCCATGGTTCGTTGTACTGAAAGCCTCGGTGGACTCGCAGTTTATCGAAACGGTCCGCGGACTCCTGCTACGGCCCCGGCATCTTGCAGCGCGTCGGCCATCCCGCTATGCGTCCGGGAACCGCCCACGACAACCGTCGTGAGCCCGAACGCACTTGCCCGCGGGTTTCGGTACTCACCACTACACGCCCGGGTGTTAAAAACACAGTGGGTTGGTCGTCTGTCCGATGAGACCCATAGGTATACCGACGTCAGCCACTCTGTTCGAGTCTGGTATCTGATACGTAATCGGAAAGAATCGTGCAAATGTTGCAAAGGGTATCTTATTTCCGGCCGTATTTTGATTTGGCGTGAGTTATAATCACATTCGGTTCCGAAATGCAAAGGTTTCTAAACTCGCGTCCGAAAGCCTCGGGCGATGACGAAGGATCTCGAGCGAGACCTGGGGTTGTTCGCCGTAATCGCGATCAGTATGGGGGCGATGATCGGGAGCGGCATCTTCATTTTGCCGGGTGTCGCGATGGCCGAGGCAGGACCGGCCGTGATTCTGGCGTTCGTGATCGCCGCAATCCTCGTGGTACCGGCGGCACTCAGCATCGCCGAACTCGGGACGGCGATCCCCGAGGCAGGTGGTGACTACGTCTTCATCGAGCGTGGTCTCGGTCCCGCGTTCGGGACGATCGCCGGTCTCGGTACCTGGTTGATGCTGATGCTGAAAGGATCGCTCGCACTCTACGGTGGCATGTTCTACATCGATTTCGTCTACTCGCTTCCCACGTGGAGTCTCGCGATTCCTGGACTCGGCACGACGGTACCGATTCCGGGAGTCCGGGCGCTCGGGATTACGTTCGCGATTCTCTTTATCGCCATCAACCTGATCGGGGTCAAACAGACTGGCGGCATCCAGTCGATCATGGTCGTCGTCATGCTAGTGATCCTCGGAGTGTTCATCGCGACCACGATCGTCCAGGTCGACGGCGCGAACTACGACGGGTTCTTCGACGAAGGGATCGACGGTATACTCGGTGCGACTGCCCTCGTTCTCGTCTCCTATGCGGGGGTGACCAAGGTCGCCGCCGTCGCCGAAGAGATCGAAAACCCCGGCCGAAACTTGCCGCTCGGCCTGCTTATCTCGCTTATCGTCACCGCTATTCTCTACGCGCTGCTCGTCTTCGTGCTCGTCGGGGTCGTCCAGAGCGACTCGCTAACCGGCGAGAACGAAAACGTCCCGATGGGGGTCGCAACGGAGATCGTCTACGGAGACATGGCCGTCGGCGGCGTCCCCATCGGGACCTTCGCCATCGGTGCGATCGTCCTCGCAGCCCTTCTCGCGCTCGTCAGCACCGCCAACGCCGGTATCCTGACCGCCTCGCGCTATCCGCTCGCGCTCAGCCGTGACGACCTCTTCCTGAAGAAGTTCGAATACATCCACCCGCGGTTTGCGACCCCGTTCGTCGCGATCCTGACGACCGGTGCGATCATCATCTTCATCGTCGCCACCCAGGCGGTCGACGAAATCGCGAAGATGGCCGGTGCGTTCCAGATCCTCGTCTACATTCTCGTCTGTGGCGCGCTGATCGCCTTCCGGGAACGCGACCTCGAGTGGTACGATCCCGAGTTCCTGACGCCCGGCTACCCCTGGGTCCAGTTGTTCGGTATCGTTTCGGGCGTCTTCATCATCAGCCAGATGGACACACAGGAAATCCTTGGCTCGATCGCGATCGTGATTCTCGGCTTCGTCTGGTTCAAACTGTACGCCGAAGACAAGGTCGAGCGTGAAGGGATCGCCAAAGGACTGGCCCGACGCGAAGCGGGCAAACAGTTCGTCCGCGACACCGAACAGCAACTCGAGGACGACGACACCTACGAGATCCTTATCCCGATCCGCCAGGACGTCAGCCGCGAGCAGGAAGACGCCCTGATCCAGATGGCCGCACCGATCGTCAGCCGTCGCGGTGGCCGAATCCGCGTCGTCCGCTTCGACGAGGTTCCCGACCAGGTCCCACTGGACATTCCGGCGGCGGAACTCTCCGAGGCCGACCTCGAGTTCGAGGAGCGAACCGACGAACTCGTTCGGTATCTCGAGGTGCCGGTCGAAGTCGGTGAGATCGTCAGTCACGATACCCGGCACGCGGTCGTCAACTTCGCCGAGCGATCCGGTGCAGATCTCATCCTCGCACGGCGGAAAGCCACGAGTCGGCTGGGGACCCTGTTCGGCCGCGATACGGACTGGATCATGGAACACGCCCCGTGTGACGTGGCCTTCGTCCAGCACGAACAGCGGGTCGATATCGACGAGATAGCGATCGTCACCGACCGGAGCCCGTTCAACGACCCGCTCAAGGTCGAACTCGCGGACGCGATGGCCGACGTGCTCGGCGCGCGGGTCCGGTTTCTCTTCGCGGTCTCCGCGGACGCACCCGAGGAACTGACCGAGACGATCGAGGACTACCACATCGAACTCGACGAGCTCTGTACCGTCCCCGTCGAGTCGACGATCGTCCGCACCGACGACGCGGTCGCGGATCTCTCGCGGGAACTCGAGTCGGCTGACGTCGTCATACTGAGTACGGTCACTCACCGGCGGCTTCCGGACCTGCTGATCGAACAGCGTTCGGATCGACTCGCCGCGGCGATCGAACAGCCCACGATGCTGGTCCACTCCAAGAAGACGCGTCGTGGATCGTTCCTCCGTCCGATCCTCGAGCGCCTCCTATTCAGGTAATAATCTTGTCATAATAGGTGGCGGAACTTACACGTTCGAGTTGCTGAGTCAATACAAATTCCGTATTCAATATAACTAAAGACTGAACATTTATGAGTTATGCTAATCTAGGCGATAGTATGCCAATCATTTCGAAGGACGATTTCTCCTATCACACCAACGACTGTCCCGACGTCGGTGATGGAATGCGAACGACATCTCTCCCGGAAGAAGTAACGTCGATCGACGACCTCGAGTGTGGCTGCTGGGACGCGTACGACTCGCTCGACGAACTGGAGTGACCCGACACCGACTGCGGTAGCGGCCGATTTTACTCCCTGTGACGTCTTCTCGAGTCCGGTGAAGAATCCGTTATCGACCAGCAGGACGGGAGTCAGTTACGTCCCTGCACCAGTGTCTTCCGCCTACCTGATCGTCGTTCCCGACTCCGCCCCCTCGAGAAACGCCGCCAGGTCGTCGAGACCGAAGATAGCAGCGTCGGCCTCGAGTTCGAGCAGCGCCTGTACCTTCGCGGCCATCCCACCGGTGACGTCGGTTGCCTCGCTCTCCCCGAGCACGTCGGCCGCGTCGTCGAACGTCGCGATCTCGTCGATTACCGCGTCGTCCTCGTCAAGGACGCCCGGAACCGTCGAACAGAGGCCGATCCGGTCGGCCTCGAGTTCCCGCGCGAGTTCGGCGACGAGTTCGTCGCCGCTGACGACCGTCGCCCCGGCACCGGCGTGAGGGATCATATCGCCGTGGAGAACGGGGACGAACCCTTCCTCGAGTATCGTCCGAATCCCGTCGATGGGCAACTCGAGGTTGCCGTCTTCGTCCCGCGAGGCCATCGAGAACGGATGGACGGGCACGGCGTCGACGTCCCGGTCGAACAGTCGACGGAGGACGAACCGGTTTAGCGTCACCATCGCGCCGTGGACGTCCATCAGGGCCCCGACGTCGTGGGTACCCTCGGTCGTCGTGATACCGTGCTCACTGGCGTTGTGATGACCGAAACTA containing:
- the idsA3 gene encoding geranylfarnesyl diphosphate synthase, with the translated sequence MTTSETREEAVLEAVGKRRELVNDAIPEELPVARPERLYEASRYLLDAGGKRLRPTILLATAEALADVEPLSVDYRSFPTVHEEIDEIDMMDAAVSVEVIQSFTLIHDDIMDDDDLRRGVPAVHREYDLETAILAGDTLYSKAFEIMLETGAEPARMVEALDVLANTCTQICEGQALDVDFEQRDDVTPEEYLKMVEQKTAVLYAASASLPAILMGADDEVVDALYGYGLDVGRAFQIQDDVLDLTVPSEELGKQRGSDLVENKQTLITVHARDHGLDVADLVDTDDVDAVTEAEIDDAVARLEETGSIDYANEKARELVEQGKERLEVLPDNEAHDLLDEIADYLIERGY
- a CDS encoding ribonuclease J, encoding MEIEIATIGGYEEVGRQMTAVRAGDDVVIFDMGLNLSQVLIHDNVETERMHSLDLIDMGAIPDDRIMSDLEGDVQAIVPTHGHLDHIGAISKLAHRYDAPIVATPFTIELVKQQIEGEQKFGVENDLIKMDAGETMSIGDSGKVDLEFVNVTHSIIDAINPVLHTPEGAVVYGLDKRMDHTPVIGDPIDMDRFREIGREGEGVLCYIEDCTNASKKGRTPSEKVAREHLRDVLYSMEDYDGGIVATTFSSHIARVKSLVEFADDIGRQPVLLGRSMEKYSGTAERLDFVDFPTDLGMFGHRKSVDRTFKRIMNEGKEKYLPVVTGHQGEPRAMLTRMARGETPYELQDGDKVVFSARVIPEPTNEGQRYQAEKLLGMQGARVYDDIHVSGHLNQEGHYEMLDALQPQHVIPAHQDLSGFSSYVNLCESEGYQMGRDLHVTRNGNLIQLVE
- a CDS encoding amino acid permease, with amino-acid sequence MTKDLERDLGLFAVIAISMGAMIGSGIFILPGVAMAEAGPAVILAFVIAAILVVPAALSIAELGTAIPEAGGDYVFIERGLGPAFGTIAGLGTWLMLMLKGSLALYGGMFYIDFVYSLPTWSLAIPGLGTTVPIPGVRALGITFAILFIAINLIGVKQTGGIQSIMVVVMLVILGVFIATTIVQVDGANYDGFFDEGIDGILGATALVLVSYAGVTKVAAVAEEIENPGRNLPLGLLISLIVTAILYALLVFVLVGVVQSDSLTGENENVPMGVATEIVYGDMAVGGVPIGTFAIGAIVLAALLALVSTANAGILTASRYPLALSRDDLFLKKFEYIHPRFATPFVAILTTGAIIIFIVATQAVDEIAKMAGAFQILVYILVCGALIAFRERDLEWYDPEFLTPGYPWVQLFGIVSGVFIISQMDTQEILGSIAIVILGFVWFKLYAEDKVEREGIAKGLARREAGKQFVRDTEQQLEDDDTYEILIPIRQDVSREQEDALIQMAAPIVSRRGGRIRVVRFDEVPDQVPLDIPAAELSEADLEFEERTDELVRYLEVPVEVGEIVSHDTRHAVVNFAERSGADLILARRKATSRLGTLFGRDTDWIMEHAPCDVAFVQHEQRVDIDEIAIVTDRSPFNDPLKVELADAMADVLGARVRFLFAVSADAPEELTETIEDYHIELDELCTVPVESTIVRTDDAVADLSRELESADVVILSTVTHRRLPDLLIEQRSDRLAAAIEQPTMLVHSKKTRRGSFLRPILERLLFR
- a CDS encoding isopentenyl phosphate kinase, translating into MIVLKLGGSVITEKDRPETLDGDALERAADAVAAASEDGLGDLVIVHGGGSFGHHNASEHGITTTEGTHDVGALMDVHGAMVTLNRFVLRRLFDRDVDAVPVHPFSMASRDEDGNLELPIDGIRTILEEGFVPVLHGDMIPHAGAGATVVSGDELVAELARELEADRIGLCSTVPGVLDEDDAVIDEIATFDDAADVLGESEATDVTGGMAAKVQALLELEADAAIFGLDDLAAFLEGAESGTTIR